The window CCGAAGGATCCCTTTGGTATAACATTAATTAATAATAAAGTTATGAGCGGAAAAAAAGTTACAAGTGATAAACCCGGAAGTAATTATCAAGAGGAAGTTCCAAAAGGCAGAGAGCCAGTAAAAAATAAAATAGTTAGAAAAGCTAATGACAGTGTTCCTAACAAAGCACCAAAAACAGATCATCCGGCCGAACAAAGAGAGAATGAGGAGCAGCCTGTAAATCCAATCAAAGACGCTCCGAAAGAATAATTAGAGTTTTAAGGCAAAGAAAAATGTAGAACCTTTGCCTTTAACACTTTCAACCCAAATTCTTCCATTTTCAGTTTTGATGATTTCGGAAGATATATACAAACCAAGCCCTAAACCTGGATAAGTATGTTGCAAACTTCCACCAACACGGTAAAATTGATTAAAAATTAAGTCTTGTACTTCTGTGTCAATTCCAATTCCATAATCTTTGACGCTTAAAATAACTTCATTCTTTTCAACATAACTTCTTACATCAATATTATCCCCATCAACAGAATAATTAATTGCGTTTGATATGAAATTAATAACAACCTGCCCTATTCGGTCTTTATCAGCTAAAACATGTGCATTACTTGCTAAATCTAACTGAATTTTATGTTTAGAAGTTGTAAGCTGAATATCTTCTACCAAATCAGCGACCGCTAAATCAAAATCGAATTGGGTAGCATTAAATGTCATTTTACCCGATTGAATTTTGGTAACATCCAATAAATCGCCAATTAAATCAGTTAATCGATTCAATTGCAAATCCATTTTCATTACTAAATTAGCTTTTCGTTCATCACCTTCACTTCTAATAATTCTTTCTAAAACCTGAGCGTAAGCTTTAATACTAGTAACTGGAGTTTTTAATTCGTGACTTGCAACACCCAAAAATTCATCTTTTTGTTGCTGTAAATTTACCTGATTGGTAACATCCATTGCAGCATGCAAAATAGCATAAACATTACCTTTACTATTAAATATTGGCTTATAGGTAAAATTGAAATAAAATGTTTTCAGCGTTCCATCTACAACTAAATCTGCTGGTTGTTGATCAGCGTGATAAGGAATTCCCGTTATAAAAACATTCTTTAATATATCTATAAAAGGTTGACTTTCCAATTCAGGAATAGCATCTATCATTGGCTTACCAAAAACAGAATTGCCTTTCCCCCATAACTTCAGCATTTCATCATTAGCAAGAGATATTATGATGTTTTCGGTTTCATAATAGGCCATTGCAATTGGTGCTTCAAGCAATAATTTTTTGAATCGATCTTCGCTTTTTGCAACTTCAATTCTGGCATTTACCTGACTAGAAACATCATTTGCAATAACCATAACCCCGGTAACTTCATTGCGGTGGTTTTTAATTGGATCATAAACAAAATTAAAGTAACAATCTTCTAATACGTTATTATGCTCTAACTTAGCTAAGGTTTCATAACCATGATAAGCCACGCCAGTTTCATAAACATTGGTTAGTAATTGTATAAAAGGCTGGTCTTTGATTTCTGGCAATCCGTTAATTAAATCCTCGCCAATTATAGATTTGTTCTTCCCCCATAGTCTTAATAAATCTTCATTAGCTTGTTCAATAATAAATTTTTTTCCACGTAAAATTCCAATTGCTACAGGAGCATCTTGAATAATTTTACGAAAAGTGGTTTCGCTATCTTTAACAACCATTCTTGCCTTAACAAGACTAGTTACATTGGTTGCATTATTTAAAATACCCCAAACTTTACCTTGATTATCTTTTAATGGTTTGTAAGTAAAATCAAAAAAATAAGATTCCAAT is drawn from Pedobacter mucosus and contains these coding sequences:
- a CDS encoding PAS domain-containing sensor histidine kinase, translated to MQVNIEDEAAIFNTIIQESSTPIALYVGEKMVIKIANQAMLNAWGKDNSVIGKELAIALPEIENQPFMNILSDVFTRGITYHTSDDQVNLVHNGILESYFFDFTYKPLKDNQGKVWGILNNATNVTSLVKARMVVKDSETTFRKIIQDAPVAIGILRGKKFIIEQANEDLLRLWGKNKSIIGEDLINGLPEIKDQPFIQLLTNVYETGVAYHGYETLAKLEHNNVLEDCYFNFVYDPIKNHRNEVTGVMVIANDVSSQVNARIEVAKSEDRFKKLLLEAPIAMAYYETENIIISLANDEMLKLWGKGNSVFGKPMIDAIPELESQPFIDILKNVFITGIPYHADQQPADLVVDGTLKTFYFNFTYKPIFNSKGNVYAILHAAMDVTNQVNLQQQKDEFLGVASHELKTPVTSIKAYAQVLERIIRSEGDERKANLVMKMDLQLNRLTDLIGDLLDVTKIQSGKMTFNATQFDFDLAVADLVEDIQLTTSKHKIQLDLASNAHVLADKDRIGQVVINFISNAINYSVDGDNIDVRSYVEKNEVILSVKDYGIGIDTEVQDLIFNQFYRVGGSLQHTYPGLGLGLYISSEIIKTENGRIWVESVKGKGSTFFFALKL